In Ostrea edulis chromosome 6, xbOstEdul1.1, whole genome shotgun sequence, a single window of DNA contains:
- the LOC125647893 gene encoding uncharacterized protein LOC125647893 isoform X2, with the protein MQSTSSTTVFSNVHTDMTDPEGPVARPQHGSDSGKEAYSCLCSSFILVLCTVLVIFVIGIVKASMADDGYALGNMVFMGLCIAIIIMLIFTSLSCLCMCHKRYTYVEGDGISNKTSSNKGGAYYIVAWNMKILKQSGTDCPICWEQMDSKQELKAKLVCQHVFHYQCWMKYSQMTDIPSLCCPLCRATPIKFPGVERIKSDLKIFVDRFRCFVQRREPPDSETPGVAMIDV; encoded by the exons ATGCAGTCTACCAGTTCTACTACAGTTTTCTCTAACGTGCACACCGATATGACAGATCCCGAGGGCCCGGTCGCGCGCCCCCAGCATGGCAGTGATTCAGGGAAGGAGGCGTACTCTTGTCTCTGCAGCTCCTTTATCTTGGTACTTTGTACCGTCCTTGTTATTTTTGTCATTGGAATCGTCAAAGCCAG TATGGCGGATGACGGGTATGCGTTGGGTAATATGGTGTTCATGGGGCTTTGTATCGCCATTATAATCATGCTGATTTTTACCTCGTTATCCTGTCTGTGTATGTGCCACAAACGTTATACTTATGTGGAGGGGGACGGGATCTCAAAT AAGACCAGTTCAAACAAAGGCGGTGCTTATTACATAGTGGCCTGGAAcatgaagattttaaaacaatcGG GTACCGATTGTCCAATCTGTTGGGAACAAATGGACTCAAAGCAAGAACTGAAAGCAAAACTCGTCTGCCAACATg TTTTTCATTACCAGTGTTGGATGAAGTATTCCCAGATGACAGACATCCCTTCATTGTGTTGTCCCCTCTGTCGAGCCACGCCCATCAAATTCCCGGGGGTAGAACGGATTAAGTCCGACTTAAAAATCTTCGTAGATCGCTTCCGATGTTTTGTGCAACGCAGGGAACCCCCAGACTCCGAAACAC
- the LOC125647893 gene encoding uncharacterized protein LOC125647893 isoform X3 has protein sequence MQSTSSTTVFSNVHTDMTDPEGPVARPQHGSDSGKEAYSCLCSSFILVLCTVLVIFVIGIVKASMADDGYALGNMVFMGLCIAIIIMLIFTSLSCLCMCHKRYTYVEGDGISNKTSSNKGGAYYIVAWNMKILKQSGTDCPICWEQMDSKQELKAKLVCQHVFHYQCWMKYSQMTDIPSLCCPLCRATPIKFPGVERIKSDLKIFVDRFRCFVQRREPPDSETRVAMIDV, from the exons ATGCAGTCTACCAGTTCTACTACAGTTTTCTCTAACGTGCACACCGATATGACAGATCCCGAGGGCCCGGTCGCGCGCCCCCAGCATGGCAGTGATTCAGGGAAGGAGGCGTACTCTTGTCTCTGCAGCTCCTTTATCTTGGTACTTTGTACCGTCCTTGTTATTTTTGTCATTGGAATCGTCAAAGCCAG TATGGCGGATGACGGGTATGCGTTGGGTAATATGGTGTTCATGGGGCTTTGTATCGCCATTATAATCATGCTGATTTTTACCTCGTTATCCTGTCTGTGTATGTGCCACAAACGTTATACTTATGTGGAGGGGGACGGGATCTCAAAT AAGACCAGTTCAAACAAAGGCGGTGCTTATTACATAGTGGCCTGGAAcatgaagattttaaaacaatcGG GTACCGATTGTCCAATCTGTTGGGAACAAATGGACTCAAAGCAAGAACTGAAAGCAAAACTCGTCTGCCAACATg TTTTTCATTACCAGTGTTGGATGAAGTATTCCCAGATGACAGACATCCCTTCATTGTGTTGTCCCCTCTGTCGAGCCACGCCCATCAAATTCCCGGGGGTAGAACGGATTAAGTCCGACTTAAAAATCTTCGTAGATCGCTTCCGATGTTTTGTGCAACGCAGGGAACCCCCAGACTCCGAAACAC
- the LOC125647893 gene encoding uncharacterized protein LOC125647893 isoform X1 produces the protein MQSTSSTTVFSNVHTDMTDPEGPVARPQHGSDSGKEAYSCLCSSFILVLCTVLVIFVIGIVKASMADDGYALGNMVFMGLCIAIIIMLIFTSLSCLCMCHKRYTYVEGDGISNKTSSNKGGAYYIVAWNMKILKQSGTDCPICWEQMDSKQELKAKLVCQHVFHYQCWMKYSQMTDIPSLCCPLCRATPIKFPGVERIKSDLKIFVDRFRCFVQRREPPDSETRKLLNPPPPPPPPP, from the exons ATGCAGTCTACCAGTTCTACTACAGTTTTCTCTAACGTGCACACCGATATGACAGATCCCGAGGGCCCGGTCGCGCGCCCCCAGCATGGCAGTGATTCAGGGAAGGAGGCGTACTCTTGTCTCTGCAGCTCCTTTATCTTGGTACTTTGTACCGTCCTTGTTATTTTTGTCATTGGAATCGTCAAAGCCAG TATGGCGGATGACGGGTATGCGTTGGGTAATATGGTGTTCATGGGGCTTTGTATCGCCATTATAATCATGCTGATTTTTACCTCGTTATCCTGTCTGTGTATGTGCCACAAACGTTATACTTATGTGGAGGGGGACGGGATCTCAAAT AAGACCAGTTCAAACAAAGGCGGTGCTTATTACATAGTGGCCTGGAAcatgaagattttaaaacaatcGG GTACCGATTGTCCAATCTGTTGGGAACAAATGGACTCAAAGCAAGAACTGAAAGCAAAACTCGTCTGCCAACATg TTTTTCATTACCAGTGTTGGATGAAGTATTCCCAGATGACAGACATCCCTTCATTGTGTTGTCCCCTCTGTCGAGCCACGCCCATCAAATTCCCGGGGGTAGAACGGATTAAGTCCGACTTAAAAATCTTCGTAGATCGCTTCCGATGTTTTGTGCAACGCAGGGAACCCCCAGACTCCGAAACACGTAAGTTgcttaatccccccccccccccccccccccccccgtga